The Achromobacter pestifer genome includes a region encoding these proteins:
- the pcaF gene encoding 3-oxoadipyl-CoA thiolase, producing the protein MNHAFICDAIRTPIGRYGGSLAGVRADDLGAVPLRALIERNPGVDWNEVSDLIYGCANQAGEDTRNVAHMASLLAGLPVELPGVTVNRLCGSGLEAVGQAARAIRCQEAGLVIAGGVESMTRAPFVMAKADSAFSRSCGVWDTTMGARFINPRMKAMYGADSMPETAENVAAQFGISREAQDRFALSSQVRAVAAQRSGHLAREIAPVVIPRKKGDPTVFDKDEHPRETSLEALAGLRGVVRPDGTVTAGNASGLNDGACALLLADESSAARNGLAPRARIVAMAVAGVPPRIMGMGPVPAVQKVLALTGLTLEQMDVIELNEAFAAQGLGVLRELGLPDDDERVNAWGGAIALGHPLGASGARLATTAVNRLHATGGRYALCTMCIGMGQGIALVLEKV; encoded by the coding sequence ATGAACCATGCATTTATTTGCGACGCCATTCGTACTCCCATCGGCCGTTACGGCGGGTCTCTAGCGGGCGTGCGCGCCGATGACCTGGGCGCAGTGCCGCTGCGGGCCCTGATCGAGCGCAATCCGGGGGTCGACTGGAATGAGGTCAGCGACCTGATCTATGGCTGCGCCAACCAGGCCGGCGAAGATACGCGCAACGTCGCCCATATGGCCAGCCTGCTTGCCGGCCTGCCCGTGGAACTGCCGGGCGTGACCGTGAACCGCCTGTGCGGTTCCGGCCTGGAAGCGGTAGGCCAGGCGGCCCGCGCCATCCGCTGCCAGGAGGCCGGGCTGGTTATCGCGGGCGGCGTCGAAAGCATGACCCGCGCCCCATTCGTGATGGCGAAAGCGGACTCGGCCTTCAGCCGCAGCTGCGGAGTATGGGACACCACGATGGGCGCGCGCTTCATCAATCCGCGCATGAAGGCCATGTACGGCGCGGACTCGATGCCAGAAACGGCGGAGAACGTGGCCGCGCAGTTCGGCATTTCGCGTGAAGCGCAGGACCGCTTTGCATTGTCCAGCCAGGTCAGGGCGGTGGCCGCGCAGCGCTCCGGCCACCTGGCGCGCGAAATCGCGCCCGTGGTGATCCCGCGCAAGAAAGGAGACCCGACGGTTTTCGACAAGGATGAACACCCGCGCGAAACGTCTTTGGAAGCGCTGGCAGGCCTGAGGGGCGTGGTGCGGCCGGACGGCACCGTGACCGCAGGCAATGCCAGTGGCCTGAACGATGGCGCTTGCGCGCTGTTGCTTGCCGATGAAAGTAGCGCCGCCCGCAATGGGCTGGCGCCGCGCGCCCGCATCGTGGCCATGGCGGTCGCGGGCGTGCCGCCGCGCATCATGGGGATGGGGCCGGTGCCGGCGGTGCAGAAGGTGCTGGCGCTGACCGGACTCACTTTGGAACAGATGGATGTGATCGAGCTCAACGAGGCCTTCGCCGCGCAAGGCTTGGGCGTTTTGCGCGAATTGGGCCTGCCCGACGATGACGAGCGCGTCAATGCCTGGGGCGGCGCGATTGCCCTGGGCCATCCTCTGGGCGCGTCTGGCGCCCGGCTGGCCACGACCGCGGTCAATCGGCTGCACGCGACGGGCGGGCGTTATGCCCTGTGCACCATGTGCATCGGCATGGGTCAGGGCATTGCGTTGGTGCTCGAAAAGGTCTGA
- a CDS encoding Bug family tripartite tricarboxylate transporter substrate binding protein, with product MAIRAIRSAAAAAFLTATSALVAGAAAAQTSFPQKPVKIILPFSPGGASDVLARQIAEDLRKTWKQPVIVENRTGASGILAADAVAKADPDGYTALLTVTALVQTPSLYEKPSYDPIKDFAPVSQVGTMPLAFVVSAASPIKTLGEFIAAARAKPNDVSYGSFGIGSAGHLYLELLQDAAKIRLIHVPYKGETPTLQDLIGGQISGAIVSVPGAKPMADAGKIRALAVTGESRTAQLPEVPSFAEAGYSGVGLESIGWYGLLLPAKTPPEVVDKFSRDLNAVLKQPDFRQRMQTYGIKLTGTTPAEFSEIIKSDYARWTKVIRDNNIKAN from the coding sequence ATGGCAATTCGAGCGATCCGTTCCGCTGCAGCCGCAGCGTTCCTGACCGCAACCTCGGCGCTCGTTGCGGGCGCCGCGGCCGCGCAAACCAGCTTCCCGCAAAAACCCGTCAAAATCATCCTCCCCTTCTCGCCGGGCGGCGCGTCGGATGTGCTGGCCCGGCAAATCGCCGAAGATCTACGCAAGACCTGGAAGCAGCCGGTCATCGTGGAAAACCGCACGGGAGCATCCGGCATTCTGGCAGCTGACGCCGTGGCGAAGGCAGACCCGGACGGCTATACCGCCCTGCTGACGGTGACCGCCCTGGTACAAACGCCGTCCCTCTACGAGAAGCCCAGCTACGACCCGATCAAGGACTTCGCGCCGGTATCCCAGGTAGGCACGATGCCGCTCGCCTTCGTCGTCAGCGCGGCCTCGCCGATCAAGACACTGGGCGAATTCATCGCTGCCGCACGGGCCAAGCCCAACGATGTCAGCTACGGTTCGTTCGGCATCGGCTCCGCGGGCCATCTGTATCTGGAGCTGCTGCAGGACGCGGCCAAGATCCGGTTGATCCACGTTCCCTACAAGGGCGAGACACCCACGCTGCAGGACTTGATCGGCGGGCAGATATCCGGCGCCATCGTGTCGGTGCCTGGCGCCAAGCCCATGGCCGACGCCGGCAAAATCCGCGCCCTGGCCGTGACGGGCGAATCCAGGACGGCGCAATTGCCCGAAGTTCCCTCGTTCGCCGAAGCCGGCTACAGCGGTGTCGGACTGGAGAGCATAGGCTGGTATGGTCTGCTGCTACCGGCCAAGACGCCTCCTGAGGTGGTCGACAAGTTCTCGCGCGATCTCAACGCCGTGCTGAAACAGCCTGATTTCCGGCAGCGGATGCAGACCTACGGCATCAAGCTGACGGGCACCACGCCGGCGGAATTCTCGGAAATCATCAAGAGCGACTATGCCCGCTGGACCAAGGTCATCCGGGACAACAACATCAAGGCCAACTAG
- a CDS encoding acyclic terpene utilization AtuA family protein: MSDARTIRIGGASGFWGDSATATPQLLEVPGLQYLVYDYLAETTMSIMSRARARNPAGGYATDFVTAAMAPHLAVILARGIRVVANAGGLNPQACADALLAAAAKQGLQPRVAVVTGDDILHAMPGWQTAGLSDMHTGEAPPDSLMSANAYVGAQGIARALAWGADIVIAGRCVDSAVVVGPLAYEFGWSWTDWDKLASATLAGHVIECGAQATGGLFTDWQLVKDWDRMGYPVIDCANDGSFVLSKPEGTGGLIHPAAVAEQVLYEIGDPAAYLMPDVTCDFRQVRTQAIDAGHVRISGARGRAPGAHYKCNGTWLDGHQIALAMAIRGIDAPAKAERTAQALLERTRRMMAEHGYQDYSETSIELIGCEALYGPHARALPTREVLLRLAARHPDPKALLFLQRECASSGTSMAAGTRATLFGRADIQQVVKVFSFLVPKADVPLTVRMAGREAVLAVAAEIGDLPPPAPLAPAQPASPADGARTEVPLVALAWARSGDKGDDENIGVIAREARFLPLLREQLTPQAVRAWFSHLVRGEVERHEVPGLDAFNFVMKQALGGGGAASLRSDPLGKSFAQMLLDFPLSAPAAWIKNE, encoded by the coding sequence ATGAGCGACGCTCGAACCATCCGCATCGGCGGGGCCAGCGGCTTCTGGGGCGACTCCGCCACCGCCACGCCGCAGTTGCTGGAAGTACCCGGCCTGCAGTATCTGGTCTACGACTATCTGGCCGAGACGACCATGTCCATCATGTCGCGAGCCAGGGCCAGGAATCCGGCGGGCGGCTACGCCACCGATTTCGTGACCGCCGCCATGGCGCCGCACCTGGCCGTGATTCTCGCGCGCGGCATCCGCGTGGTGGCCAATGCCGGCGGACTCAACCCTCAGGCCTGCGCGGACGCCTTGCTGGCGGCCGCCGCGAAGCAAGGCTTGCAACCCCGGGTCGCGGTGGTGACCGGTGATGACATCCTGCACGCGATGCCCGGCTGGCAAACGGCCGGTCTGAGCGACATGCACACGGGCGAAGCCCCGCCGGACAGCCTCATGTCAGCCAACGCCTACGTCGGCGCCCAGGGTATCGCGCGAGCGCTGGCCTGGGGTGCCGACATCGTCATCGCCGGACGCTGCGTGGACAGCGCGGTCGTGGTGGGTCCGCTGGCATACGAGTTCGGCTGGTCCTGGACTGACTGGGACAAGCTCGCCAGCGCCACCCTGGCCGGCCATGTGATCGAATGCGGGGCCCAGGCGACGGGCGGCCTGTTCACGGACTGGCAGCTCGTCAAGGACTGGGACCGCATGGGCTACCCGGTCATCGACTGCGCCAACGACGGCAGTTTCGTCCTGTCCAAGCCGGAAGGCACTGGCGGCCTGATACACCCGGCCGCGGTCGCGGAACAGGTGCTATACGAAATCGGCGACCCCGCGGCCTATCTGATGCCGGACGTCACTTGCGACTTCCGGCAAGTGCGCACGCAGGCCATCGATGCGGGGCACGTCCGGATCAGCGGCGCGCGCGGACGCGCTCCCGGCGCCCACTACAAGTGCAACGGCACCTGGCTGGACGGCCATCAGATTGCGCTCGCCATGGCCATCCGAGGCATCGACGCCCCGGCCAAAGCCGAGCGCACAGCCCAGGCCCTGCTCGAGCGGACGCGGCGCATGATGGCCGAACACGGTTACCAGGACTACAGCGAAACCAGCATCGAGCTTATCGGCTGCGAAGCGCTATACGGCCCGCACGCGCGCGCATTGCCGACGCGCGAGGTGCTGCTGCGGCTGGCGGCCAGGCATCCCGATCCCAAGGCACTGCTGTTCCTGCAGCGTGAATGCGCGTCCTCGGGAACGTCCATGGCGGCGGGCACCCGGGCCACGCTGTTCGGTCGCGCTGACATCCAGCAGGTCGTCAAGGTGTTTTCGTTCCTCGTCCCCAAGGCCGATGTGCCTCTGACCGTGCGCATGGCTGGGCGCGAAGCAGTGCTGGCAGTGGCGGCCGAGATCGGCGACCTGCCTCCGCCCGCGCCGCTGGCGCCGGCACAGCCGGCCTCCCCGGCCGATGGCGCCCGCACGGAAGTGCCGCTGGTTGCGCTGGCCTGGGCCCGCAGCGGCGACAAAGGCGACGACGAGAACATTGGAGTCATCGCCCGCGAAGCGCGCTTCCTGCCGTTGCTGCGCGAGCAGCTGACGCCCCAGGCCGTGCGGGCATGGTTCTCGCACCTCGTGCGCGGCGAAGTCGAGCGCCATGAAGTTCCCGGGCTCGACGCCTTCAACTTCGTCATGAAGCAAGCGCTGGGCGGCGGCGGCGCCGCAAGCTTGCGTTCGGACCCCCTGGGCAAGAGCTTCGCCCAGATGCTGCTCGATTTTCCCCTCTCTGCGCCGGCCGCCTGGATCAAGAACGAATAG
- a CDS encoding acetyl/propionyl/methylcrotonyl-CoA carboxylase subunit alpha, producing MTTPFRPFDTLLIANRGEIAIRIIRTARRRGLRTVAIYSEADRGSLHVAQADVAVCVGGAAPRDSYLNVDAIIAAARRTGAGAVHPGYGFLAENADFAQAVQQAGLVFVGPMPDAIRAMGNKAEAKRLMLAAGMPCVPGYQGEDQSDETLEAAARDIGFPIMVKATAGGGGRGMRLVHSVQELPAALASARSEAQSAFGSGELILERAVIEPRHIEIQVFADHHGNVIHLGERDCSVQRRHQKLIEEAPSPAVDAPLRARMGEAAVAAARSIRYVGAGTMEFLLDRSGAFYFMEMNTRLQVEHAVTEAITGLDLVEWQLRVAAGEPLPLAQEAVSLSGHAIEVRLTAEDVEAGFLPQSGPVLRWSPPGPEYGLRVDHGLYEGGSVPPYYDSMVAKLVAHGSTRDEARHKLSLGLRNCALLGIASNQGFLADCLAHPAFASGDVHTGFIAQHMANALARHKPDPATIATAALHLSGWPSDDASRLGGHEYGIELELDRARWNVRLQPADGGIRAMVHGPDGDVDTVRIRLLDASPDGASRVECNGVALHARHALQSGEIHLFMQGRTWRFQAVDARRARATEGGDGALLAPLAGRIAAVHAQVGDAVQSGQVLVVLEAMKMEHSLCAPFGGRIAEMAAQVGGQARVGAKLVQVVEEVLEEQT from the coding sequence ATGACTACACCATTCCGGCCGTTCGACACCCTGCTGATCGCCAACCGCGGGGAAATCGCCATCCGCATCATACGCACCGCCCGGCGCCGCGGCCTGCGCACCGTCGCCATCTACTCGGAGGCGGACCGCGGCAGCCTGCATGTCGCGCAGGCCGATGTCGCGGTGTGCGTGGGCGGCGCGGCGCCGCGCGACTCCTACCTGAACGTCGACGCCATCATCGCGGCGGCACGGCGGACCGGCGCCGGAGCCGTGCACCCGGGCTACGGATTCCTGGCCGAGAACGCCGATTTCGCGCAAGCCGTCCAGCAGGCCGGATTGGTGTTCGTCGGTCCCATGCCCGATGCGATACGCGCAATGGGCAACAAGGCCGAGGCCAAGCGGCTGATGCTGGCCGCGGGCATGCCCTGCGTGCCGGGCTATCAAGGCGAGGATCAGAGTGACGAAACCCTGGAAGCCGCTGCGCGTGACATCGGCTTTCCCATCATGGTCAAAGCCACGGCAGGCGGCGGCGGACGCGGCATGCGCCTGGTGCACAGCGTCCAGGAGCTGCCGGCGGCTCTGGCCAGCGCACGTTCCGAGGCCCAGAGCGCGTTCGGCTCCGGTGAACTGATCCTGGAGCGCGCCGTGATCGAGCCGCGCCACATAGAAATCCAGGTTTTCGCCGACCATCACGGCAATGTTATCCATCTCGGCGAACGGGACTGTTCCGTGCAACGGCGGCACCAGAAGCTGATCGAGGAAGCGCCCTCGCCTGCCGTGGACGCGCCCCTGCGCGCGCGCATGGGCGAAGCCGCCGTTGCCGCGGCCAGATCGATCCGATACGTAGGGGCAGGCACGATGGAGTTCCTACTCGACCGCAGCGGCGCCTTCTACTTCATGGAGATGAACACGCGCCTTCAGGTAGAACATGCCGTAACCGAGGCGATCACCGGTCTAGACCTGGTCGAATGGCAGTTGCGCGTAGCGGCGGGAGAGCCGTTACCGCTCGCGCAAGAGGCCGTCTCCCTGAGCGGTCATGCCATCGAAGTGCGCCTGACCGCCGAAGATGTCGAGGCCGGCTTCCTTCCCCAGAGCGGTCCAGTCCTGCGCTGGTCGCCGCCTGGGCCGGAGTACGGATTGCGCGTGGATCACGGACTGTACGAGGGCGGCTCGGTGCCGCCTTACTACGACTCCATGGTCGCCAAGCTGGTAGCGCATGGCAGCACGCGCGACGAAGCGCGCCACAAGCTGAGCCTGGGCTTGAGGAATTGTGCTCTGCTCGGCATTGCAAGCAACCAGGGGTTCCTGGCGGATTGCCTGGCCCATCCGGCTTTCGCCAGCGGCGACGTGCATACCGGCTTCATCGCGCAGCACATGGCCAATGCCCTCGCGCGGCACAAACCGGACCCTGCCACCATCGCCACCGCAGCGCTGCACCTCTCGGGCTGGCCGTCGGACGACGCGAGCCGGCTCGGCGGACATGAGTACGGAATAGAGCTGGAGCTGGACCGGGCGCGCTGGAACGTCCGCCTGCAACCCGCGGACGGCGGCATCCGCGCCATGGTGCATGGCCCAGATGGCGACGTCGACACCGTGCGCATACGGTTGCTGGATGCCTCGCCAGATGGCGCGTCCCGGGTGGAGTGCAACGGCGTCGCCCTCCATGCCAGGCATGCGCTGCAGTCCGGCGAAATCCACCTGTTCATGCAAGGCCGAACCTGGCGCTTCCAGGCCGTCGATGCGCGCCGTGCGCGCGCCACCGAGGGCGGAGACGGCGCGTTGCTTGCGCCGCTGGCCGGACGCATTGCCGCCGTGCATGCGCAGGTCGGAGATGCCGTGCAGAGCGGCCAGGTACTGGTGGTGCTGGAGGCGATGAAGATGGAACACAGCCTGTGCGCCCCGTTTGGCGGCAGGATAGCGGAGATGGCGGCCCAGGTAGGAGGCCAGGCGCGGGTTGGCGCGAAGCTGGTCCAGGTGGTGGAAGAAGTTCTGGAGGAACAGACATGA
- a CDS encoding enoyl-CoA hydratase/isomerase family protein, with product METLQGFQTLVVRRHDDVLFATLNQPDTRNALGAEVTRELAQVMTCAEQDANVRALALRGAGGMFCAGGNIGGFREVLHAEGADGDPIAARNRQFGHFMQRLSSLPVPVLAMVEGAAMGGGMGLACAADLVLATEDARFALSETTLGVIAAQIAPFVVARIGHSATRRLGLTGQRVYGAQALALGLADDLAPDSATLDALEAEWLTRVFRCGPRANRQFKNLVNRCATEPNSSLLDDAALAFARCLRDEGGEGTLAFREKRAPRWRVHFETVTVREAHSVSATPQ from the coding sequence ATGGAAACGCTACAAGGATTTCAAACCCTGGTCGTGCGCCGCCACGACGACGTCCTGTTTGCGACGCTGAACCAGCCCGATACGCGTAACGCGCTCGGCGCGGAAGTGACGCGGGAGCTGGCGCAGGTCATGACCTGCGCCGAACAAGACGCAAACGTCAGGGCCCTGGCGCTGCGGGGGGCAGGCGGCATGTTCTGCGCAGGCGGCAACATCGGCGGATTCCGCGAAGTACTGCACGCTGAAGGTGCCGATGGCGATCCTATCGCTGCCCGCAACCGGCAGTTCGGCCACTTCATGCAGCGCCTGTCATCCTTGCCGGTGCCGGTGCTGGCGATGGTCGAAGGCGCGGCAATGGGCGGCGGCATGGGACTGGCGTGCGCGGCCGATCTGGTGCTTGCCACCGAAGATGCGCGCTTCGCCCTTTCGGAAACCACGCTGGGCGTCATCGCCGCGCAGATCGCGCCGTTCGTCGTGGCCCGCATCGGCCATTCGGCGACGCGCAGGCTGGGCCTGACTGGTCAGCGCGTCTATGGCGCCCAGGCACTGGCGCTGGGTTTGGCGGACGATCTAGCCCCGGACAGCGCAACGCTGGATGCCTTGGAGGCCGAATGGCTGACTCGCGTCTTCCGCTGCGGCCCCAGGGCCAACCGCCAGTTCAAAAACCTGGTCAACCGTTGCGCCACCGAACCCAATTCCAGCCTGCTCGACGATGCCGCCCTGGCGTTCGCGCGCTGTCTGCGCGACGAGGGCGGCGAAGGAACCCTGGCGTTCAGAGAAAAGCGAGCGCCCCGCTGGCGCGTCCATTTCGAGACCGTCACGGTCCGTGAGGCGCACAGCGTAAGCGCCACCCCTCAATAG
- a CDS encoding acyl-CoA dehydrogenase family protein, with translation MYTEEHRSIMTSIRRFLASEVDPFVDEWEAAEIFPAHELFKKMGDLGFLGITKPTEYGGLGLDFSYGVAAGEAMGYVRAQGVSMGAGVQTDMATPALASFGSDALKREFLAPAIAGDVVVSIGVSEQGAGSDVASLKTRARRDGDDYVISGSKMWITNGTQADWICLLCNTSEGQSHKNKSLIIVPLRENGRRTKGVEVQKIKKFGMWCSDTAQIFLDEVRVPVRNRIGEEGMGFIYQMKQFQEERLGAAARRLAAIQLIEETADYLRQRVAFGKPLLDNQFIQFKLAELKTELEALRGLVYMATQTYINGGDVVELASMAKLKAGRLSREIAEWCMQFQGGMGYTWDNFVSRAYRDFRLGSIGGGADEVMMQVIAKQMGLMSRN, from the coding sequence ATGTATACCGAAGAACACCGCAGCATCATGACCAGCATCCGCCGCTTCCTGGCCAGCGAAGTGGATCCGTTCGTGGACGAATGGGAGGCGGCAGAGATTTTCCCCGCGCACGAACTGTTCAAGAAGATGGGAGATCTCGGCTTCCTGGGTATTACCAAACCCACCGAATACGGCGGTCTCGGCCTGGATTTCTCCTATGGCGTGGCAGCGGGCGAGGCCATGGGCTATGTACGCGCGCAGGGCGTCAGCATGGGCGCCGGGGTGCAGACGGACATGGCCACGCCTGCCCTGGCTTCTTTCGGTTCCGATGCGCTCAAGCGAGAGTTTCTTGCGCCCGCCATCGCCGGCGACGTTGTAGTTTCGATCGGCGTTTCGGAACAGGGAGCGGGTTCCGATGTGGCCTCGTTGAAGACGCGCGCGCGCCGCGACGGCGACGACTACGTGATCTCCGGCTCCAAGATGTGGATCACCAACGGCACTCAGGCAGACTGGATCTGCTTGCTTTGCAATACCTCGGAAGGACAGTCCCACAAGAACAAATCGCTCATCATTGTGCCCTTACGGGAGAACGGCAGGCGCACCAAGGGCGTGGAAGTCCAGAAGATCAAGAAATTCGGCATGTGGTGCTCCGACACAGCCCAGATCTTCCTGGATGAAGTCCGTGTGCCGGTCCGCAACCGGATCGGCGAAGAAGGCATGGGCTTCATCTACCAGATGAAGCAGTTCCAGGAGGAGCGCCTGGGCGCCGCCGCCCGCCGCCTGGCGGCCATCCAGCTTATCGAAGAAACCGCCGACTATCTGCGCCAGCGGGTCGCCTTCGGCAAGCCTTTGCTCGACAACCAGTTCATCCAATTCAAGCTGGCCGAACTGAAAACCGAACTTGAGGCCTTGCGCGGCCTGGTCTATATGGCAACGCAAACCTACATCAATGGCGGCGACGTGGTCGAACTGGCCTCCATGGCCAAGTTGAAGGCGGGCCGCCTGTCGCGCGAAATCGCCGAATGGTGCATGCAGTTCCAAGGGGGCATGGGCTATACCTGGGACAACTTCGTATCGCGCGCCTACCGCGACTTCCGCCTCGGTTCCATCGGCGGCGGCGCGGACGAAGTAATGATGCAGGTGATCGCCAAACAGATGGGCTTGATGAGCCGGAACTGA
- a CDS encoding acyl-CoA carboxylase subunit beta gives MTPIDSRIDAHHPAYDEQRRGMLSLVERLHELEQRARDTSARAKPLFEKRGQLLPRERIARLLDPATPFLELGNMAGYCAEGEDPATSIPGGGQITGIGFVSGVRCVIAASDSAINAGAYVDAGSRKLLRAQDIALQNRLPFIHLVESAGANLRAYRVERFIRGGTLFYNLARLSAAGLPVITVVHGSSTAGGAYMPGLSDYVVMVRERARAFLAGPPLLKAATGEVATDEELGGADMHSQTSGLAEYVGEDDAHAIAIARDIVAALDWRPSVPRLPANPPLLDAEELAGVMPLDVKKPVDMQEIIARIVDDSAWLPFKPDYGPATLCGHARVEGQSIGIVTNNGPIDPGGATKAAQFIQLCNQSGTPILFMQNTTGFIVGRMSEEAGMIKHGSKMIQALSNSLVPHITLYCGASFGAGNYGMCGQSFRPRFSFSWPNAKTAVMGGEQAATTMEIVARQQAHRRGKTVDEAALAAQKAEIIANFERQSGAFITSGLMLDDGIIDPRDTRAVLAFVLATVRDGQDRPLHPVQFGVARF, from the coding sequence ATGACTCCCATCGATTCCCGCATTGATGCCCATCACCCCGCATACGACGAGCAACGGCGCGGAATGCTTTCCCTGGTGGAACGCCTGCACGAGCTGGAGCAACGGGCCCGCGACACCTCCGCCCGCGCCAAGCCCCTGTTCGAGAAGCGAGGACAGTTGCTGCCGCGTGAGCGCATTGCGCGCCTGCTGGACCCGGCAACGCCTTTCCTTGAACTCGGCAACATGGCCGGCTATTGCGCCGAGGGCGAAGACCCGGCAACCTCGATTCCGGGAGGCGGCCAGATCACCGGCATCGGCTTTGTCAGCGGCGTACGCTGCGTCATCGCGGCTTCCGACTCGGCCATCAACGCCGGCGCCTACGTCGACGCCGGCAGCAGAAAGCTGCTGCGCGCGCAGGACATTGCCCTGCAAAACCGGCTGCCCTTCATCCACCTGGTCGAGTCCGCTGGAGCCAACCTCCGGGCGTACCGTGTCGAGCGTTTCATCCGCGGCGGCACCCTCTTCTACAACCTCGCGCGCCTCTCCGCCGCCGGCCTGCCCGTCATCACGGTCGTCCACGGCTCGTCCACCGCGGGCGGCGCCTACATGCCCGGCCTGTCCGACTATGTGGTCATGGTGCGCGAACGCGCTCGCGCCTTCCTCGCGGGTCCGCCCTTGCTGAAAGCCGCCACCGGAGAAGTCGCCACCGATGAGGAACTCGGCGGCGCCGACATGCACTCGCAAACCAGCGGCCTGGCCGAGTACGTGGGCGAGGACGACGCCCATGCCATCGCCATCGCGCGCGACATCGTCGCCGCGCTGGATTGGCGGCCCTCCGTGCCGAGGCTGCCAGCGAACCCTCCCCTGCTCGACGCGGAGGAACTAGCTGGTGTCATGCCCCTGGACGTCAAAAAGCCCGTGGACATGCAGGAAATCATCGCGCGCATCGTGGACGACTCAGCCTGGCTGCCGTTCAAGCCCGATTATGGTCCGGCCACGCTTTGCGGCCATGCACGCGTCGAAGGCCAATCCATAGGCATCGTCACCAACAACGGGCCGATCGATCCCGGCGGCGCGACCAAGGCCGCGCAGTTCATACAGCTTTGCAACCAGTCGGGAACTCCGATCCTCTTCATGCAGAACACGACTGGCTTCATCGTGGGACGCATGTCCGAAGAAGCCGGGATGATCAAGCACGGATCAAAGATGATCCAGGCCTTGTCGAACTCCCTCGTGCCGCACATCACGCTCTACTGCGGCGCGTCGTTCGGCGCGGGCAACTACGGCATGTGCGGCCAGTCATTCCGGCCCCGCTTCAGCTTCTCCTGGCCTAACGCCAAGACCGCCGTCATGGGCGGAGAACAGGCGGCCACCACCATGGAAATCGTCGCGCGCCAGCAGGCCCATCGGCGTGGCAAGACCGTGGATGAAGCGGCGCTCGCCGCGCAGAAGGCCGAAATCATCGCCAACTTCGAACGCCAGTCCGGCGCCTTCATCACCAGCGGCCTCATGCTCGACGACGGAATCATCGACCCGCGCGATACCCGGGCCGTCCTTGCGTTCGTACTGGCCACCGTGCGTGATGGCCAGGATCGCCCCTTGCACCCCGTCCAGTTCGGCGTGGCCCGTTTCTGA